The following coding sequences are from one Delphinus delphis chromosome 19, mDelDel1.2, whole genome shotgun sequence window:
- the NCBP3 gene encoding nuclear cap-binding protein subunit 3: protein MAAVRGLRVSVKAEVPAGPALGPPSPEAESGLDRGEPEPMEVEEGELEVVPVRRSLKELIPDTSRRYENKAGSFITGIDVTSKEAIEKKEQRAKRFHFRSEVNLAQRNVALDRDMMKKAIPKVRLETIYICGVDEMSTQDVFSYFKEYPPAHIEWLDDTSCNVVWLDEMTATRALINMSSLPALDKIRSRDANEDKSSEKSKKDKQEDSSDDDEAEEGEVEDENASDVELDTLSQVEEESLLRNDLRPANKLAKGNRLFMRFATKDDKKELGAARRSQYYMKYGNPNYGGMKGILSNSWKRRYHSRRIQRDVIKKRALIGDDVGLTSYEHRHSGLVNVPEEPIEEEEEEEEEEADQDMDADDRVVVEYHEELPALKQTRERSMSRRSSASGSDSDEMDYDLELKMISTPSPKKSMKMTMYADEVESQLKNIRNSMKADTLSTSNIKNRIGNKLTPEKFADVRHLLDEKRQHTRPRPPGSSTKTDIRQRLGKRPHSPEKAFSSNPVVRREPFSDVHSRLGVPRQDVKGLYSDTREKKSGSLWNRLGSAPKTKEKNTKKADHRAPGTEEDDSELQRAWGALIKEKEQSRQKKSRCYQHPFSKKSQFPGAYWTAFEGEDEGSCQLTLPGS, encoded by the exons ATGGCGGCCGTACGGGGCCTGCGAGTGTCGGTGAAGGCGGAGGTCCCGGCGGGGCCGGCCTTGGGGCCCCCGTCGCCTGAAGCAGAGTCAGGTTTGGACCGCGGCGAGCCGGAGCCcatggaggtggaggagggcgAGCTGGAGGTCGTGCCGGTTCGGCGCTCGCTAAAGGAACTGATCCCG GACACAAGCAGAAGATATGAAAACAAGGCTGGCAGCTTCATCACTGGAATCGATGTCACCTCCAAG GAAgcaattgaaaagaaagaacagcGAGCTAAGCGCTTCCATTTTCGCTCAGAAGTAAATCTTGCCCAAAGAAATGTAGCCTTGGACCGAGACATGATGAAGAAAG CAATCCCCAAAGTGAGACTGGAGACAATCTACATTTGCGGCGTAGATGAGATGAGTACCCAGGAtgtcttttcctattttaaagaatatCCTCCGGCCCACATTGAGTGGTTGGATGATACCTCCT GTAATGTGGTTTGGTTGGATGAAATGACAGCCACACGAGCCCTTATCAATATGAGTTCCCTGCCAGCCCTGGATAAGATAAGAAGCAGGGATGCCAATGAGGACAAGTCGTCTGAGAAAAGTAAAAAAG ACAAGCAGGAAGACAGTTCCGACGACGATGAGGCTGAAGAAGGAGAAGTTGAAGATGAGAACGCAAGTGATGTAGAG TTGGACACGTTGTCTCAGGTAGAAGAAGAATCTCTGCTAAGAAATGATCTTCGTCCAGCGAACAAACTTGCTAAAGGAAATAGGTTATTCATGAGATTTGCTACAAAAG atGACAAAAAGGAACTTGGAGCAGCAAGAAGAAGTCAGTATTACATGAAATATGGGAATCCAAATTACGGAGGCATGAAAGGAATTCTTAGTAATTCTTG GAAGCGAAGATACCATTCCCGTCGCATTCAGCGGGATGTGATCAAGAAGAGAGCCCTGATTGGGGACGACGTTGGCTTGACATCCTATGAACACCGACATTCCG GACTAGTGAATGTTCCTGAGGAACCCAtcgaggaggaggaagaggaggaggaggaagaggcggACCAGGACATGGATGCTGATGACAGGGTGGTGGTGGAGTACCACGAGGAGCTCCCAGCCCTCAAGCAGACCCGGGAGCGGAGCATGTCTAGGCGGTCCAGTGCCAGCGGCTCAGACTCGGATGAAATGGACTATGATCTCGAACTGAAAATGATTTCCACCCCTTCGCCAAAGAAGAGCATGAAAATGACGATGTATGCAGACGAAGTGGAATCTCAGCTGAAAAATAtcag gaactccatgaaggcagataCTCTATCTACAAGCAATATAAAAAACCGAATTGGTAACAAATTAACACCTGAGAAATTTGCAGATGTCCGACATTTGTTAGATGAAAAACGTCAACACACACGTCCACGGCCACCTGGCAGCAGTACTAAAACAG atatACGCCAGCGATTAGGAAAAAGACCACATTCTCCGGAAAAGGCTTTTAGTAGTAACCCAGTCGTTCGGAGAGAGCCCTTTTCTGATGTACATAGTAGGCTAGGTGTTCCCAGGCAAGATGTTAAAGGCCTCTACTCTGATACTCGGGAGAAGAAATCAG GTAGTTTATGGAATCGCTTAGGATCTGCACCCAAGACCAAAGAAAAGAACACGAAGAAAGCGGATCACAGGGCGCCCGGCACAGAGGAAGATGACTCCGAgctgcagagggcatggggggCTCTGATTAAGGAGAAAGAACAGTCTCGCCAAAAGAAGAGCCG CTGTTACCAGCACCCTTTTTCCAAGAAAAGTCAATTCCCAGGTGCTTATTGGACAGCCTTCGAGGGGGAAGATGAGGGAAGCTGCCAGCTCACCCTTCCAGGATCCTAG